In Elephas maximus indicus isolate mEleMax1 chromosome 7, mEleMax1 primary haplotype, whole genome shotgun sequence, the following proteins share a genomic window:
- the LOC126080137 gene encoding olfactory receptor 4S1-like: MGTKNNVTEFVLFGLFQSREMQHASFIVFSFFHVLTVLGNLLVIITINASNTLNAPMYFFLSHLSFVDMCYPFVTIPKMIADTFMEHKTISFHGCMTQLFSAHFFGCTEIFLLIAMAYDRYVAICRPLHYTIIMNRQKCSLLVGASWGVSFLHSILQTLLTVQLPFCGPNEIDNFFCDVHPLLKLACADTYMVGLIVVANSGMISLVSFLILIISYVVILLNLRSRSSKSRHKALSTCGSHIITVLLVLVPPMIVYIRPSTTLAADKFIILFNIAIPPMLNPLIYVLRNNEVKNAMRKQFRVKEYSGK, from the coding sequence ATGGGCACTAAGAACAACGTGActgagtttgttttatttggccTTTTCCAGAGCAGGGAGATGCAGCATGCCAGCTTCATTGTCTTCTCCTTCTTTCATGTGCTCACAGTCCTAGGAAACCTTCTGGTCATTATAACTATCAATGCCAGCAATACCCTGAATGctcccatgtatttcttcctcagCCACCTGTCTTTTGTTGACATGTGCTACCCATTTGTTACTATACCCAAGATGATTGCAGACACTTTCATGGAGCACAAGACCATCTCCTTCCATGGCTGCATGACCCAGCTCTTTTCTGCCCACTTCTTTGGTTGCACTGAGATCTTCCTTCTCAtagccatggcctatgaccgctatgtggccatttgtaggCCCCTGCACTACACAATCATCATGAATCGGCAGAAGTGTAGTCTATTGGTGGGAGCCTCTTGGGGGGTTAGTTTCTTGCATTCCATCCTGCAGACCCTCCTCACCGTCCAGCTGCCCTTTTGTGGGCCCAATGAAATTGATAACTTCTTCTGTGATGTTCATCCCCTGCTGAAGCTTGCCTGTGCAGACACTTATATGGTGGGGCTCATTGTGGTGGCCAACAGTGGCATGATCTCTTTAGTCAGCTTCCTCATTCTCATCATTTCCTATGTGGTCATCTTACTGAACCTGAGAAGCCGGTCATCCAAGAGCAGACACAAGGCTCTGTCTACATGTGGCTCACACATCATCACTGTCCTTTTGGTTCTTGTGCCCCCCATGATCGTGTACATTCGTCCTTCCACCACTCTGGCTGCTGACAAATTTATCATCCTTTTCAACATTGCGATACCACCCATGTTGAACCCTCTCATCTACGTGCTGAGAAATAATGAGGTAAAAAATGCCATGAGGAAACAGTTTAGGGTCAAAGAATACTCAGGGAAGTAG